One window from the genome of Saccopteryx leptura isolate mSacLep1 chromosome 8, mSacLep1_pri_phased_curated, whole genome shotgun sequence encodes:
- the DTX3L gene encoding E3 ubiquitin-protein ligase DTX3L, with protein sequence MASTVRSPSPLLVRVSEPGPPIPLRRKLQSYFQSLRQSSGGECTVRSVGPNDEGTFEVAFLERAAKERVLEKGNHQISIDNKCVTVFLEPKENPIENNMRPRMSQVQTQSQDEARSGEMHPNEEHFPNAVNSSVQKIFLTVTADLNCNLFSKEQREHITTLCPNVRKMEGYNGIEKVCGDLRDIEKIHDFLNEQLLESERKPESSPLTTETNSLHHQDQNSWVSPSEPNPKSEEKSNCFEVPSALFEYFTYTHPKKMDSIEKMFGIKIKVQESSPNVVSLDFTSSQPGNLKAALESFVSEFQKCIGSVEQECVALADRGKANKIKQDLSHRFTKLLIKENGGELTLLGTQDDISAARRFLAPRIPESRVKAPVKIQTSKCMMNAIEVDTAHYKILEAELLQAISEIEKKYNTQSKVLEKNQKTCILFEPKDKELDLCVHACASFIDAYQHVSCQLMTVVLSLKPLGKKKKDLYGTKFMGDFSKRHPSVHILLNQESLTLIGLPNHLAKAKQYVLEIGGVSPLAGEKWNEDHITPMDIDNNASETASPTSQGSASSGPSRVDKKEDICSICMDLMSNKQVLPKCKHEFCAPCITKALTFKPVCPLCQTSYGVQKGNQPDGTMNYHTQRSSLPGYDSCGSIVISYSMKGGIQTEEHPNPGTPYSGINRIAYLPDNKEGREVLKLLKKAFDQKLIFTVGDSRVSGLSNVITWNDIHHKTSQYGGPLNYGYPDPNYLSRVKRELKDKGIE encoded by the exons ATGGCCTCGACCGTCCGCTCGCCGTCCCCACTGCTCGTGCGGGTGTCGGAACCCGGCCCCCCGATACCCCTACGTCGGAAGCTGCAAAGCTACTTCCAGAGCCTGCGGCAGTCGAGCGGCGGGGAGTGCACCGTCCGGTCCGTGGGCCCCAACGACGAGGGCACCTTCGAGGTGGCGTTCTTGGAAAGGGCAG CTAAAGAGAGAGTGTTGGAAAAAGGAAATCACCAAATTTCTATTGACAACAAATGTGTGACTGTTTTCCTGGAACCCAAGGAAAATCCAATAGAGAACAATATGAGACCCAGAATGTCTCAAGTACAAACACAATCACAAGACGAGGCAAGGTCTGGTGAGATGCATCCAAATGAGGAACATTTTCCTAATGctgtgaattcctctgtccaaaAG atcTTCCTTACTGTCACAGCTGACCTGAACTGTAACCTGTTCTCTAAAGAGCAGAGGGAACATATAACCACTCTCTGCCCCAATGTCAGAAAAATGGAGGGCTACAATGGAATTGAGAAGGTGTGTGGTGATTTAAGAGATATTGAAAAAATACATGACTTCCTGAATGAGCAACTCCTAGAAAGTGAGCGGAAACCTGAATCATCCCCTTTGACAACAGAGACGAACTCCCTCCATCACCAGGACCAGAACAGCTGGGTTTCTCCCTCGGAACCAAATCCCAAGTCAGAAGAAAAAAGCAACTGTTTTGAAGTTCCCTCGGCTCTCTTTGAATACTTCACATATACTCATCCTAAAAAGATGGACTCAATAGAGAAAATGTTTGGTATAAAGATAAAAGTTCAGGAGAGTTCTCCGAATGTGGTCTCTTTAGACTTCACCTCAAGTCAACCAGGCAACCTTAAAGCAGCTCTAGAGTCTTTTGTCAGTGAATTTCAGAAGTGCATAGGAAGTGTGGAGCAGGAATGTGTTGCCTTAGCAGACCGTGGAAAGGCAAATAAAATCAAACAGGATTTGAGTCACCGGTTTACAAAGCTTCTTATAAAGGAGAATGGAGGAGAATTAACTCTTTTGGGGACTCAGGATGACATTTCAGCTGCCAGACGTTTTCTTGCCCCCCGAATCCCCGAAAGTCGTGTCAAGGCACCTGTGAAAATACAGACTTCCAAATGCATGATGAATGCAATTGAAGTTGACACAGCTCACTATAAGATTTTAGAAGCTGAATTACTCCAGGCAATatcagagatagagaaaaagtacAACACTCAAAGTAAGGTtttggaaaaaaatcagaaaacctgcaTTCTATTTGAACCTAAGGACAAAGAGTTAGATCTGTGTGTGCATGCTTGTGCAAGTTTCATTGATGCCTATCAGCATGTCTCGTGTCAGCTGATGACAGTAGTTCTTTCACTGAAGCCTTTgggcaagaagaaaaaagacttatATGGGACCAAGTTCATGGGTGACTTTAGCAAAAGGCATCCAAGTGTACACATTTTATTAAATCAAGAGTCATTGACTCTTATTGGGTTGCCAAATCACCTTGCAAAGGCAAAGCAGTATGTCTTAGAAATAGGGGGAGTGTCCCCGTTAGCTGGAGAGAAATGGAATGAGGATCATATAACACCCATGGACATTGATAATAATGCTTCAGAAACAGCTTCACCAACATCCCAGGGCTCTGCCAGTTCTGGGCCGTCAAGAGTGGACAAGAAAGAGGACATATGTAGCATATGTATGGATCTCATGAGTAACAAGCAAGTGCTACCAAAGTGCAAGCATGAATTCTGCGCCCCTTGTATCACCAAAGCCTTGACATTTAAGCCAGTCTGTCCTCTGTGCCAGACTTCCTACGGTGTCCAGAAAGGGAATCAACCAGACGGAACGATGAATTACCATACCCAAAGGTCTTCGCTTCCAGGTTATGACTCCTGTGGCTCCATTGTGATTAGTTATTCTATGAAAGGAGGCATACAAACA GAAGAGCACCCAAACCCAGGAACGCCATACAGTGGCATAAATCGAATTGCATACTTGCCAGATaacaaagaaggaagggaggtttTGAAATTGCTTAAGAAGGCCTTTGATCAAAAGCTTATTTTTACAGTGGGGGATTCTCGAGTTTCAGGACTCTCAAATGTCATTACATGGAATGATATCCACCACAAAACGTCCCAGTATGGCGGCCCACTAAA